A genome region from Nitrospira sp. includes the following:
- a CDS encoding DUF4145 domain-containing protein: MRSEIDRTVWKLPFRINFQRGWPCPTCGTGTLRVKADTFKHEEVRKSKIAFNHEYWDPSWTTYTFSCLLVCGNRECDEIVACTGDGSVEEDNFVDEDGESHFDVREYFRPKYFEPHLRLIEMPENCPPAVSALLDESFKLFFSSPSAASNSVRMAVEELLTELKVPRFISKKKRRSFISLHQRIGLLPQRYDQTKEFISAIKWLGNAGSHATGQINMDDVMDSYDMFALVLDEIYHPRKRRLQALARKVNKKRGPLKSKS, encoded by the coding sequence ATGAGATCAGAAATTGATCGTACCGTATGGAAGCTACCATTTCGCATCAATTTTCAGAGAGGGTGGCCGTGCCCGACATGTGGGACTGGAACTCTACGGGTCAAGGCAGACACCTTTAAACATGAAGAAGTCCGAAAGTCCAAGATTGCCTTTAACCATGAGTATTGGGACCCAAGTTGGACTACATACACTTTTTCCTGCTTACTTGTTTGCGGAAATAGAGAATGTGACGAAATCGTTGCTTGCACAGGGGATGGTTCAGTTGAAGAGGACAATTTCGTCGACGAGGATGGTGAGTCGCACTTTGATGTTCGAGAGTACTTCCGCCCAAAGTATTTTGAACCTCATCTTCGATTAATTGAAATGCCTGAAAATTGTCCGCCTGCTGTTTCAGCATTGCTTGACGAATCGTTTAAACTATTCTTTTCCTCTCCCAGCGCTGCATCAAACAGTGTTCGTATGGCAGTAGAGGAACTCCTCACTGAGCTGAAGGTGCCCAGATTTATTTCTAAGAAAAAGCGAAGAAGTTTTATTAGCTTGCATCAGCGCATAGGATTGCTTCCCCAGCGATATGATCAAACCAAGGAATTTATCTCAGCAATTAAATGGTTAGGAAATGCTGGAAGCCATGCCACTGGTCAAATCAATATGGATGATGTGATGGATTCATATGACATGTTTGCACTTGTATTGGATGAAATTTATCATCCTAGGAAAAGGAGACTTCAGGCATTAGCCAGAAAGGTCAACAAGAAGAGGGGTCCCCTGAAGAGTAAATCGTAA